From a single Bos indicus isolate NIAB-ARS_2022 breed Sahiwal x Tharparkar chromosome 11, NIAB-ARS_B.indTharparkar_mat_pri_1.0, whole genome shotgun sequence genomic region:
- the TMEM203 gene encoding transmembrane protein 203 — protein MLFSLRELVQWLGFATFEIFVHLLALLVFSVLLALRVDGLAPGLSWWNVFVPFFAADGLSTYFTTIVSVRLFQDGEKRLAVLRLFWVLTVLSLKFVFEMLLCQKLVEQTRELWFGLITSPVFILLQLLMIRACRVN, from the coding sequence ATGCTCTTCTCGCTCCGGGAGCTGGTGCAGTGGCTGGGCTTCGCCACCTTCGAGATCTTCGTGCACCTGCTGGCCCTACTGGTGTTCTCCGTGCTGCTGGCCCTGCGTGTGGACGGCCTGGCTCCTGGCCTCTCCTGGTGGAACGTCTTCGTGCCCTTCTTCGCTGCTGACGGGCTCAGCACCTACTTCACCACCATCGTCTCTGTGCGACTCTTCCAGGATGGAGAAAAGCGGCTGGCCGTGCTCCGCCTTTTCTGGGTCCTCACAGTTCTCAGTCTCAAGTTCGTCTTCGAGATGTTGTTGTGCCAGAAGCTGGTGGAGCAAACGCGAGAGCTCTGGTTCGGCCTGATCACGTCTCCGGTCTTCATTCTCCTGCAGCTACTCATGATCCGTGCCTGCCGGGTCAACTAG